In one Sporomusa sphaeroides DSM 2875 genomic region, the following are encoded:
- a CDS encoding GRAM domain-containing protein — protein MYSFPLELDEVIIKKCLASYTCNGDVLNGALYLTDNRLVFVGYALSITNKYMEEVPLTHIKELQAVKTFFVIPNALQVVTIQDKVIKFVVKGRNEWLEAVNNQLRAVN, from the coding sequence ATGTACAGCTTTCCTTTAGAATTGGATGAAGTCATCATCAAGAAATGTCTTGCCAGTTATACTTGTAACGGAGATGTTTTAAACGGAGCGCTCTATTTGACAGACAACCGTCTGGTTTTTGTTGGTTATGCGCTTAGCATTACCAATAAATATATGGAGGAAGTACCGCTGACCCATATTAAGGAATTGCAGGCAGTAAAGACTTTTTTCGTTATTCCCAATGCGTTACAGGTGGTTACTATTCAGGATAAAGTAATTAAATTTGTTGTAAAAGGCCGTAATGAATGGCTTGAGGCTGTTAACAACCAATTAAGGGCAGTTAACTAA